ttctcgtcaAAAGCTTCGGTTTGATATATTACttgtcgtctggatccttacggttagggagatgTGTCGGTTTGAAGTTATggccgaaattagggtttttgtggTCGCCGGATTTTagttagggtttagagtctcgtgctgataatgtgttctaatcctagtgttcttgtcttagaacagatcgaactaaagagagagagagagccgtaTGGCTTAGAGATAAATGAATTGTTGTGTTATTCCATAAATAATGAGTTtcttatataggattacatagcttggagataaaatttaataacttgGAATAGgaaacaagtaaatctagaatattctataatagacatcacacaatattcataacattaGCTAATTAGATATACGcgtttccttttgtttttaaggatctaaatttattaattttgatgGGATCCAGTATTACGCGTTTATTATCTCTGTGTTTCGTACCTGTTTCCATCGAAGTCAAAATACTTTTTGTTATTAGAAAAAGGAAATTGTGGAAAAAgacagtttttctttttggaaaaagACGTTACACATTATGTAAATATTCTCTGGATATATCTCTACTCgctaacaaataaaacaaaacgtCTATTCCACTCTCCTCTCTTCGCCGTGAATGGCAACACCAGGGGTGGCTCAGCCTTCGACCAAGAAACGAAGCTTCCTCCTCCgtgatattttcaaaatttgcgGATCAATGTCAAGAGTTTTGCCTCCTGAGAAGCCTAATCATAAACACGAACGAAAGTTCTACAAGGAATCCAAACGCCACGAAGAACATAAATCCAAAGTTACTAACGAGGCAAACGCTTTCAATTTCCAGGTAATGATATTACAAGACACAACTGGTTCGAAGTTTCGGTAGATGATGCAATATGTGTATGGATTTCCATGGTAAATATTTTCTAGGAAGCCAAGGCTAATACGGTGGAAGGCGCGAGTCTTCGCAAGGTTCGAAGCTATAACAGACTCGACAGCGTGAGACACAAGAAGCCATTATCTTTATCAAGAAGTCATAGCCACAACACGGCCACGGCAGGTGCAAGGCAGAGTTCATCATGTGTAGGGAGAAGCAAGAGCAGCAGCAACAGGACGGTTTCAGCTGGTTTTATGCCTACACTTATGAGATCCACGACCACATCGCCTAGGAGCTTTGCAAACCCAATATTGTACTCGACCTCATCAGAAAAAGTGGCTAAACCTCAACCAACAGAGAAGAAACTAAGCTGCTCGCTCGAGGAGCTATGCAACGGATGCACTAAGAGGATCAAGATCAAGAGAGATGTGACTACAACCTCAgggtttgtttcttttctttttttttaaccaacGACTCAACTTTTGTTACGTACGAGTCTTTTCGAACAAGAAGAGTAACTAAGCTTTAATTCTGTTGTGAAGGCAACTGAGCAAGGAGGATGACACGGTGGAAATAAGAGTGGAACCAGGATGGAAAGAAGGAACCAAAGTGACATTCGAAGGAAAAGGAAACGAAGCAATGGGAAGTTGTGTACCGGCTGATTTGACATTCGTGATAGTCGAGAAAGAGCACGAGGTGTTTAAAAGAAAAGGTGACGACCTAGAAATGGCGGTGGAAGTCTCTCTTCTCGAAGCTTTAACGGGGTTTGAGCTCTGTGTTGCTTTACCTGATGGTGACAACATGAGTTTGAGGATAGAAGATGTTATTCACCCCGGATATGTCACAGTCATTCATGGCAAAGGGATGCCAAAACCAAAAGAGAATGGGAAGACGAGAGGAGATTTGAGAGTTCGGTTTCGGACTAAGTTTCCGGAACAACTTACAGATGCTCAAAGAGCAGAGATTCAGAGCATTCTTCAGAATGATTCttgatcttgtttctttttctctttttcttttttttttcttcttttcctaaGGGAGCTTTTACGACTTGGTTAATTAGATTAAGAATCTAAagaatcttttttgttttttttgtaaacaaccaatttgaaaTGAAGAAAACGGATTTCCACAATCAATCTCAAATCTCTTATTCATCAACACACATATCTTTAACAACCAAAGTTCATGTCCGAAGAAAGTAAGATACAAGGGGATGTATAACCCATTGTCATCATCCTTTTAGGATAAACCTAAAAGGACTTTGAATGTGTCCACTAGATTGCTGTTGACAAGTGTCTTTAACAGTCCAAGCTTTCGTCTAGAGTATGGTGGATACCTGATGGCTGAATCACCTAAAAAGCTTTTGAAGAGAACAGATTTCTTGTGACTGAATGCATCAAATGAGAATTTACCATGGTAAGAACCAATTCCACTTTCACCGACTCCTCCAAATGGCAATGTGGGAAGTGTAAACTGGAAATATCGAATATATTTAGATGAGGATAAAGCTTTAAATAGTAATGATAAAACTGCTACTAGGTGAGATATGACTAGTGTATCTTACATGAACAGCTGTGTCGTTGACTACAATGCCTCCAGCAGAAACTGTCTTGGTAAATTTCTTTTTCAGCTTGTGGTTTTTGGTAAACAAATACGCAGCAAGTGGCTTGGGTCGAGAATTAATCACGCCAAAACACTCCTCCAGGTTGTTGAGCTGTGCAGAACAAATGAGATCATTAGATATGCCTTTCAAAGCATAACCTGCCAAGTTATGTCACACATGGCATCCAAA
The Raphanus sativus cultivar WK10039 chromosome 1, ASM80110v3, whole genome shotgun sequence DNA segment above includes these coding regions:
- the LOC108831247 gene encoding protein psi1, which encodes MATPGVAQPSTKKRSFLLRDIFKICGSMSRVLPPEKPNHKHERKFYKESKRHEEHKSKVTNEANAFNFQEAKANTVEGASLRKVRSYNRLDSVRHKKPLSLSRSHSHNTATAGARQSSSCVGRSKSSSNRTVSAGFMPTLMRSTTTSPRSFANPILYSTSSEKVAKPQPTEKKLSCSLEELCNGCTKRIKIKRDVTTTSGQLSKEDDTVEIRVEPGWKEGTKVTFEGKGNEAMGSCVPADLTFVIVEKEHEVFKRKGDDLEMAVEVSLLEALTGFELCVALPDGDNMSLRIEDVIHPGYVTVIHGKGMPKPKENGKTRGDLRVRFRTKFPEQLTDAQRAEIQSILQNDS